The Papaver somniferum cultivar HN1 chromosome 3, ASM357369v1, whole genome shotgun sequence genome includes a region encoding these proteins:
- the LOC113358423 gene encoding PP2A regulatory subunit TAP46-like, translating to MGEWKIEEMTLPALFEKARKIYSMDCDSATNQEIIKRGCEALETCDEMINKLGLFSANETKEDVSTSNLKYLLVPFYLVELTERLSNRDRLEIVKTSQAKLKKFITFCEAMELVPEEELQISAEEASDTPAAIRAKKIGRFRRQRAAEMKLQEIKERKERRERSLRASALSTPVEAGEEDALDDDGEEEREAWLTTISLSICKAFDLLEMLKKEEEMLSAVREKQLQNGDGEITREILDERIEMAELWHRNAATRMKSTRPVQPITCATFAQDVVEGRAKVSEAHDHKHQPLIFGPQSLTGGRFTSERERLAAQVFQPGHRLPTMSIEEAGLKEMEMMNKWQEMNLKLYEEATTSWHTERPKPGAPTDEDEEEDEKRLTRKQLLGMTGKMKILVERATRN from the exons ATGGGGGAGTGGAAAATTGAAGAAATGACACTTCCCGCCTTGTTCGAAAAAGCGCGGAAAATTTACTCCATGGATTGTGATTCAGCAACAAATCAG gAAATTATAAAAAGAGGGTGTGAAGCTCTGGAAACGTGTGATGAGATGATTAATAAACTTGGGTTATTCTCCGCAAATGAAACCAAAGAAGATGTCAGCACTAGTAATctcaaatatttgttg GTGCCATTTTATCTTGTGGAGTTGACGGAGAGGCTTTCTAATCGCGACAGGCTAGAAATTGTGAAAACATCTCAGGCTAAATTGAAG AAATTTATTACATTTTGTGAGGCAATGGAGCTTGTCCCTGAAGAGGAATTACAGATATCAGCAGAAGAAGCATCAGATACACCTGCAGCTATAAGGGCCAAAAAG ATTGGGAGATTTAGACGCCAGAGAGCTGCGGAGATGAAGCTGCAGGAAATAAAAGAACGTAAGGAGCGGCGGGAAAGGTCTCTCAGAGCATCAGCTCTATCCACTCCAGTAGAGGCTGGAGAGGAAGATGCACTGGATGATGATGGGGAGGAAGAACGTGAG GCATGGCTTACCACCATCTCACTGTCTATCTGTAAG GCCTTTGATCTGTTGGAAAtgctgaagaaagaagaagaaatgcttTCCGCTGTGAGGGAAAAGCAGTTACAG AATGGGGACGGCGAGATAACTCGTGAGATTCTTGATGAACGCATCGAAATGGCAGAATTGTGGCACCGCAATGCAGCCACTCGGATGAAGTCTACAAGACCAGTGCAGCCAATAACTTGTGCAACATTTGCCCAAGACGTCGTAGAAGGGAGAGCAAAGGTCTCTGAGGCACATGACCATAAACACCAGCCGCTAATATTTGGGCCACAGAGTCTTACGGGTGGAAGATTCACAAGTGAGAGAGAAAGGCTTGCTGCCCAAGTTTTCCAACCTGGCCACAG GTTACCAACCATGAGCATAGAGGAAGCTGGATTGAAAGAAATGGAGATGATGAACAAGTGGCAAGAGATGAATCTAAAATTGTACGAGGAAGCCACTACATCATGGCATACTGAAAGGCCAAAACCTGGAGCACCcactgatgaggatgaagaagaagatgagaagcgTCTCACCAGAAAGCAGTTGCTTGGGATGACTGGAAAGATGAAAATCCTCGTGGAGCGGGCAACAAGAAACTAA